A single genomic interval of Peribacillus sp. FSL H8-0477 harbors:
- a CDS encoding DsbA family oxidoreductase, which produces MKVEIWSDYQCPFCYIGKRRFEKALEQFDHKSDVEVVFRSFELDPNAKRDNKVNMYEMLAGKYGMSLEQAKAQTDSILQQAKAEGLEYRFDKMILTNSFDAHRLLHFAADYGKEKEMNELLFKAYFTNTLHIGRQEVLTALAAEAGLDPIETKVMLESDRYTSEVRADEQEGSKLGITGVPFFVIDRKYGVSGAQPTELFINTLKKAWEEDELQLISGNESEGGSCTDDSCTNE; this is translated from the coding sequence CTGAAGGTTGAAATTTGGTCCGATTATCAATGTCCGTTTTGCTATATCGGAAAACGCCGTTTTGAGAAGGCATTAGAACAGTTCGATCACAAATCGGACGTGGAGGTTGTCTTTCGGAGCTTTGAGTTAGATCCGAACGCAAAACGTGATAACAAGGTAAATATGTATGAAATGCTTGCGGGTAAATACGGTATGAGCCTAGAACAAGCTAAGGCTCAAACTGACAGTATTCTGCAGCAGGCAAAAGCAGAGGGGCTAGAGTATCGCTTTGATAAAATGATCCTAACCAATTCATTTGATGCCCATCGTTTACTGCATTTTGCAGCAGACTATGGTAAAGAAAAAGAGATGAACGAACTCCTATTTAAAGCGTACTTTACAAATACCTTGCATATTGGCAGACAAGAAGTACTAACGGCACTCGCAGCTGAAGCAGGTCTCGACCCTATAGAGACTAAAGTAATGCTCGAAAGCGATCGCTATACCTCAGAAGTAAGAGCAGATGAGCAAGAAGGAAGCAAACTCGGAATTACTGGGGTGCCATTTTTTGTGATTGACCGGAAATATGGTGTTTCAGGTGCACAGCCGACTGAATTATTTATCAACACGCTGAAAAAGGCATGGGAAGAAGATGAGTTGCAGCTGAT
- the coaA gene encoding type I pantothenate kinase encodes MKIETETYSPYSTFSKEEWARLRFNTPMTLTKSEIEELQGVNEQVSIDEVSNIYIPLTRLINLYTTASQQLHSVTDTFFGKSTRKVPYILGMTGSVAVGKSTSARIIKALLSRWPNHPKVEIVTTDGFLYPNAELERRGIMHRKGFPESYNIKELIKFLALLKSGTPRIKAPVYSHLYYDIIPEDYQIIDQPDIVIVEGVNVLQTPSSDDQTLPSVFVSDFFDLSIYVDADENDLIEWYIDRFKKLRLTAFNNPNSYFKRYAYLSDAEAEETAAGIWNSINKVNLKENIEPTKNRGDIILVKDASHNVTSIKLRKI; translated from the coding sequence ATGAAAATCGAGACTGAGACTTATTCGCCTTATAGCACATTTTCAAAAGAAGAATGGGCTAGACTGCGCTTTAACACACCAATGACCTTAACTAAATCAGAGATAGAAGAGCTACAGGGTGTCAATGAACAGGTATCGATTGATGAAGTCTCTAATATATATATTCCATTAACAAGACTAATTAATTTGTACACGACAGCTTCGCAACAGCTGCACTCGGTAACAGATACGTTTTTTGGAAAAAGCACGCGAAAGGTTCCCTACATTTTAGGAATGACGGGAAGTGTGGCTGTAGGGAAGAGTACATCAGCACGGATAATCAAGGCCTTGCTTTCACGATGGCCGAATCATCCGAAGGTGGAAATTGTCACAACAGATGGATTTCTTTATCCCAATGCAGAGCTTGAAAGAAGAGGGATTATGCATAGAAAGGGGTTTCCAGAAAGCTATAACATTAAGGAATTAATTAAGTTTTTAGCCTTGTTGAAGTCCGGGACACCGAGGATTAAAGCTCCAGTCTATTCGCATTTGTATTATGATATCATTCCAGAAGACTATCAGATTATTGATCAACCTGATATCGTGATTGTTGAAGGGGTAAATGTTTTACAGACACCGTCCTCGGATGACCAAACGCTCCCGAGCGTCTTTGTTTCTGACTTCTTTGATTTATCGATTTATGTGGATGCGGATGAAAATGATTTGATTGAGTGGTATATCGATCGTTTTAAAAAGTTAAGATTGACTGCTTTTAATAATCCCAATTCTTATTTTAAACGCTATGCATATCTTTCCGATGCTGAAGCGGAAGAAACAGCTGCAGGTATATGGAATAGTATTAATAAAGTTAATTTAAAAGAAAATATCGAACCAACCAAGAACCGAGGAGATATCATTTTGGTTAAAGATGCAAGCCATAATGTTACTTCAATTAAGCTAAGGAAGATATAG